TTTTTCAATTTGGTCAGCATTATGCAATGAGGCTCTTTTTACGGTAGTACCCGCAAGTTCAACAGGTTCTAAATTGGCAACTGGTGTAATTGCACCTGTGCGTCCCACTTGATAAGTGATACTATTTAGTTTTGTTGAAACCCGTTCTGCCTTAAACTTATACGCCATAGCCCAACGAGGTGCTTTGGCTGTATATCCCAACTCTTCTTGCTGTTGTAAGTTGTTTACCTTTACCACAACACCATCAGTTTCATACGGCAATTCATGGCGGTGTATATTCCAATAATCAATAAACTCTAAAACCTCGTCAATAGAATTAGTGAGTTTTGCTGCATGAGGTACTTTAAAACCCCATTCTCTTGCTTTTTCTAAACTATCAAACTGCGAATTAACGCCTAAGTTAGAACCTGTTAAATTATAAAGCAAACATTCTAATGGTCGTTTTGCAACCTCTGCACTATCTTGTAGCTTCAAGCTTCCAGACGCTGTATTTCTTGGATTTCGGTAAGGCTCTTCGCCAATTTCAATACGTTCTTCATTCATTTTAATGAAGCCTTCAAAAGGCAAAACAATTTCACCGCGTATATCAAACTTTTCTGGGTAATCGCCCTTTAATTTTAATGGTACCGACTTAATAGTTTTTATATTGGGCGTTACATTATCGCCTTGAAATCCATCACCTCTTGTAACAGCCTTAACCAAAACGCCGTTTTCATAAGTTAAACTAATAGATGCACCATCATATTTTAGCTCACAAGTATATTGAATATCACCGTCAATGAGTTTTTTTATACGTGTTTCCCAATCTAACAAATCTTCTTTAGAATAGGAATTCTCCAAAGAATACATACGATACTCATGTGGTATGGTTTCAAAATTTTTAGTAACCTCCCCTCCTACACGTTGTGTTGGCGAATTCGCATCAAAAAATTCCGGATGCTTCGCTTCTAATTCTTGAAGTTCTTTCAATTTAATGTCAAAATCAAAATCTGAAATCGTCGCATTATCAAGTACGTAATAGTTGTAGTTGTGCTGATTTAATTCGTCGCGTAAGCTTTGTATTTGCTGTTCTATATTCATTGTACTTGCCACTAATTCACAAATATTTCTAATTGCTTATTTTTAATTCTAAACTGTTAATTCTTCACTCCTTTAATCATTCTATCTTTTCTAAATAGATCCTGTTTTAATTCAATGTGACTAAAATGATGTTTTACTAATAATTGAATCATATCGTTTCCAAGATATTCATTAATCTCAAAAAACAAACTACCGTTTTCAGACAATTTATCAAGAGCAAATCGTGTAATGGCTTTGTAAAACAATAACGGATCGTCGTCTTTAACAAACAATGCTAAATGAGGTTCGTTATCTAGTACATTCGGTTTCATTTGTTGCTTTTCTTGCTCCCTTACATACGGTGGGTTTGAGACAATGATATCAAATTTCAATGTTTCAAATTCCAAATTCCAAATTCCACCTGTCATGGGTTTTTGATCTTCGGTCTTTAAAATATCGGCTTCAATAAATTCAACGTCAACCGCATTCAATTCAGCATTTTTCTTTGCCATTTTCAAAGCTTGTGTACTTACATCTAATGCATAAACTTTTGCGTTAGGCAATTGTTTTGCTAAAGCAATGGCAATACAGCCACTACCCGTTCCAATATCTAAAATAATTGGGCTTTGGTTTTCAGAT
The genomic region above belongs to Mariniflexile litorale and contains:
- the ligA gene encoding NAD-dependent DNA ligase LigA; amino-acid sequence: MNIEQQIQSLRDELNQHNYNYYVLDNATISDFDFDIKLKELQELEAKHPEFFDANSPTQRVGGEVTKNFETIPHEYRMYSLENSYSKEDLLDWETRIKKLIDGDIQYTCELKYDGASISLTYENGVLVKAVTRGDGFQGDNVTPNIKTIKSVPLKLKGDYPEKFDIRGEIVLPFEGFIKMNEERIEIGEEPYRNPRNTASGSLKLQDSAEVAKRPLECLLYNLTGSNLGVNSQFDSLEKAREWGFKVPHAAKLTNSIDEVLEFIDYWNIHRHELPYETDGVVVKVNNLQQQEELGYTAKAPRWAMAYKFKAERVSTKLNSITYQVGRTGAITPVANLEPVELAGTTVKRASLHNADQIEKLDIRVNDEVYVEKGGEIIPKILGVDLTKRPLNSKPTEYITQCPECETELVRQEGEAQHYCPNYNGCNPQIIGRIQHFISRKAMDIEGLGGETVALLVNEGLISNYADLYELTKEQVIPLERMAEKSADNLIQGIEQSKSIPFERVLYALGIRYVGETVAKKLAKHYKSIAAIAEASEEALVNVDEIGVKIAESVRAFFSSEENILIINRLKAFGVQLEISAEQLIGQTDILKGQSIVISGVFESVSRDELKKLIEDNGGKVSSSISSKTSYIVAGDNMGPSKRKKAEDLKIVVIDEYEFLQKIK
- the prmC gene encoding peptide chain release factor N(5)-glutamine methyltransferase — protein: MSLKDIQNTFHEELDSLYGKEEVDSFFFMLIESYYHISRIKLAMEPQMLFENYDAILIALELLKKQHPIQYILGETEFYGLPFKVNEHTLIPRPETEELVEWIIHQHQVSENQSPIILDIGTGSGCIAIALAKQLPNAKVYALDVSTQALKMAKKNAELNAVDVEFIEADILKTEDQKPMTGGIWNLEFETLKFDIIVSNPPYVREQEKQQMKPNVLDNEPHLALFVKDDDPLLFYKAITRFALDKLSENGSLFFEINEYLGNDMIQLLVKHHFSHIELKQDLFRKDRMIKGVKN